The Nitrospirota bacterium genomic interval GAGCTTAACCTCAGCCTCTGTATGACAATAATATATAAATATTACGGCAACTATAACCAGCCCTAAATAGCTCTGAACCGCATAAGAAACAATCTGATATGGGATAGCTATTATAGCGCCGATTAGAGGTATCAGGCTAAACGGCGTTCCAAGAAGGAGAAGAAAAAAAGTTGCAAGGAAGTATCCTCCAAAAACAAGACAATAAAGCCATAATGCGGCAGGGTTGCGATATAGATATTTTATGGTGTCTTTTGTAGCCTGCCACGGCCCTGTTCCCTTAAGGACAATAGCGGCAATCCCATACAATGTAAGGGCAATTGAGGAAATAATAAGAGCAAGTCCTATGCAGAACAACAAAAGTGAAAGGAATATCCCCAAGACAACAGCCAGTGTCGTTTCATACCCTTTGGCGATAGATATGATAACTCCTATTCCTCCTGCAAAAACACCAAGAACAAAGGCAACCCCTAAAAATATAATTCCTATTATCGCAGTGAATCCGGCCAGCGGCCAAAAAAGCCGTTTACCCTCGGAAAAAAAGGTATTCATATTAAATCTGGCGGCGCTGTTCCTTACAGCCCTGCCTATCATGCCCGCGGAACCTCCAAAAACATAAAGTCCTACCGAAGCCGCAACAAATAAATAGACAACAAAACTCACCACCAGCACAATAATGAATCCGAGATATTTTGTTATGATTTCCGAGACATCCTTCATCGTCCCGAGGAGATTTTTTAGCTCTGTCATCTCTGTAAAGTCAAGTCCGAATATCACAAAGGCGACTGCAAGCGGGATACCGACAAATACAAAAAACCCTATGCAGTTTACAAGCATCATGCCAAATTGAATAAGCACAAGCTGCCAGTTCTTGTTTATAAGTTTAAATCCGTTTTTTATCGCATCGCTGTAGGTCATGATTTTTATATTTTACACTAATTGACGAAATAGTTTACAAACAATTATACTTTTAACAATATAAGATTGCCACGCTGGAGCCTGCCCTGAACGATAAAACGAGATTGCTTCGCGACGCTCGCAATGACAAAAGTGAAGGGGCTCGCAATGACAGAGAATAAACGGCTCTTAATGAATGCCGTTAGGGGTTTTTTAAGATGAATGCATCAACAAAAAAGACAATACTCAAGATTAGCGGAAATTCTGTCACAAAGGCAGATGACGCGGTAGCCGTTGAAAAGAGGCTGAGAATACTTATAAACAGGGAAGAGGTTATAAGCCTTTACTGCACTCCTTTTATGATAAGAGAGCTCGTGGTCGGCATACTCATGACAGAGGGTATTATTAAAGGTGAATGGTGCGCTGACAGGATGAGCATAGAATACGGTGATGATATTGTTGTCAACATAAATTCAGCAGACGCAGTCATCCCTAAAGAGAACAGGGTTATAACATCAGGCTGTATAGGCGGTATCACATTCGTAAAAAAAATGGAGAATGAAAAGATAACAGATGAATTTTCAATCGAGGCAAAGAGTCTTCTCAGCATCTTCAAGGAATTTCAGCTCCGCTCTGATCTTTACAGGCTTACAGGCTGTGTTCACAGCGCTGCGCTTTCAGACGGCAGGCATATTATTGCATTCGCAGAGGATATAGGAAGGCATAATGCGGTTGACAAGGTCATAGGATACTCCGTGCTTGAAAACATAGGGCTCGCAGGAAAACTGATGCTCGCAAGCGGAAGGCTTTCATCTGAGATTGCGTCAAAATGCTCAAGATGGGGCATCCCGATAGTTGCAAGCAGGACCGCGCCAACGCATCTTGCGATTGAGATCGCAGAATTAAGGGGGATTACGCTTGTCGGATTTGTCCGGGGGGACAGGCTCAATGTTTATACACATCCGCAACGAGTTAAAAGTTAATAGTTCAAAATTAAAAGTTAAAAGTTTTAAAACTTCACACTCTCAACTTTTAACTCTTAACTTTATATAACATGTTTTCATTTGAGGCGCTAATAAACAGTATTGAAGACGCCATTGTTCTGTTTGACAGAAAGGCTGTGATAAAATTCGTGAACAGAACCGGTGAGGAGCTTTTAGGGAAAAGCCTGAAAGAAGTAACCGGGAAAAAGCTAAAAGAATTAGAATTATTTTCGGAAGAAAAAACCATAGCAGGATTGATAAGGAAGTCCATATCTGAAGAACGTTCTTTCAGCGGCAGGGGGGTAAATATAAACATCGGCAAAATGATAAACGCTGACTTTAACATCTCACCATTTTTTGTTCAGGGAGAAACTCAGGGCGCGGTCCTTTCGCTTAAGGAAAACACCGCCATCGTCGAGAGAGAAGATTATCAGTTTGATTCCCTGATATACCTTCTCGGCACTTTAGCCCATGAGATTAAAAACCCTCTCGGAGGCATAAAAGGAGCGGCGCAGCTCCTGCGTGAAAGGACACAAACAGAAGGTATTGCTGAATACACTAATCTTATAATCAAAGAGACGGACAGGTTGAATTCAGTACTGCAGAATTATCTGACAATTTGCAAAAAACCGTCATTCCACTCGCTTAATATCCATGAGGTCTTAGAAAAGGCATTATCTATCATGGACCTTCCAATGAAAGACAAGGGCATCGTCTTGCAGAAAATGTATGACCTGAGTCTTCCAAAGGTTATGGGAGATGAAGGGAAACTGCTTCAGGCATTTCTGAATATAACCAAAAATGCCATAGAGGCGATGAAAAAAGGAGGAAGCCTGACAGTCCTGACAGGCGTATCAAGAGAATATGTGCGGCAGAAGGGCAAACCAAAACGCTGGGCTGTCACTTCCGTAAAGGACACCGGCGGGGGAATTCCTTCCGAAGATATACCAAAAATATTTCTTCCGTTCTATACTAAGAAGAAGCACGGAACAGGCATAGGGCTTGCCCTGTCAAAAAAAATTATCCTTGACCACAAGGGATTCATTAAGGTTGAAAGCCATCTTGACAAAGGAACCACATTTAATGTTTATATACCTTTTGTCGCAGACTCGTAGAGAGGGGAATAAGAAACGCTAATGAGCAAAGAAGTTCTGATAATTGACGATGATGAAAGCATAGCGTGGGTCATAGAGAAGGCTCTTGAACCGCAGGGCTACAAGATCGTCTCGCATACAAAACTCTCTTCAGGCATGAAAGCCGTAAAAGACGGGCCGCAGGTCGTATTGCTTGACCTTATCCTTCCTGACGGAAACGGCCTTGACGGACTCCGCGAAATTAAATCATCAAATCCCGAGGCAACAGTGATAATGATAACAGCTCACGGGAAAATGGAAAGCACAATAGATGCGATGAAAGAAGGCGCTTATGACTATATTGAAAAGCCCTTTGATATTGAGGAACTCAAGATAGTCGTTGAAAAGGCATTTAAGGACATGGCTCTGAGGGAAGAACTCAAAAAGTTCAAGGAGACAGAGGCAGAAGCGCCTGAGATAGTGGGAAGAAGCGAAAAGATACTTAAGGTATTCAAAGAAATAGGAAGGGTTGCAGCAAAGGACATCACAGTTCTCGTCACAGGCGAAAGCGGAACAGGCAAAGAGCTTGTTGCAAAGGCAATACACCACAACAGCAAAAGAAGTTCCGGCCCTTTCATTGCCATAAACTGCGCCTCAATGCCAAAAGACCTCATTGAGGCAGAGCTTTTCGGATGGGAGAAAGGCGCATTCACAGGGGCCAAAGACAAACGCATCGGAAAAATAGAATCAGCAAGCGGCGGCACATTGTTCCTCGATGAGATATCGGAACTTGACATGAACCTTCAGGCAAAACTTCTGCGGTTTTTGCAGGACAATGAATTCAGTCCTCTTGGGAGCAACAAGGTGACAAAGGCAGACGCAAGGATAATAGGCGCAACAAACAAAAACCTGAAAGATGCCGTAAGCAAGGGGTTATTCAGGGAAGACCTTTATTATAGATTTAATGTTGTGCAGATTAAACTGCCTTCATTAAGAGACCGCAGGGAAGATGTCCTTCTCCTCGCAAAGCATTTCCTCAAAGAGGCGCAGAAAAAATTCAATACAGGCCAAAAAGACCTCTCAAAAGAGGCAAAAGATTTCATAGCCAAGTATGACTGGCCCGGCAATGTCAGAGAGCTGGAAAACACAATAAAAAGCGCCTGTATCCTGTCAAACGGGACGACAATAGAAAAGCGCGACCTCCATGTGGAGGAAGGGAATTCTTATTCAATAAAGGAATTCCTTGAGGATAAATTAAAGAGATACCTGAAAGACATAACACAGCTTGAGACAGCGAACTTGCACACAACTGTAATGTCCGAGGTTGAAAAGGCTGTGATAAGTATTGTCCTGAAAGAGACAAAGGGCAATCAGCTCAAAGCAGCAAAAACTCTCGGCATTAACAGAAACACGCTGAGGACAAAGATAAAAGAGTATAAGATAAAATAGCAAACATTCCCCCTTGCCCAAACCTGCCTCAGCACTTATAA includes:
- a CDS encoding PAS domain S-box protein; this translates as MFSFEALINSIEDAIVLFDRKAVIKFVNRTGEELLGKSLKEVTGKKLKELELFSEEKTIAGLIRKSISEERSFSGRGVNINIGKMINADFNISPFFVQGETQGAVLSLKENTAIVEREDYQFDSLIYLLGTLAHEIKNPLGGIKGAAQLLRERTQTEGIAEYTNLIIKETDRLNSVLQNYLTICKKPSFHSLNIHEVLEKALSIMDLPMKDKGIVLQKMYDLSLPKVMGDEGKLLQAFLNITKNAIEAMKKGGSLTVLTGVSREYVRQKGKPKRWAVTSVKDTGGGIPSEDIPKIFLPFYTKKKHGTGIGLALSKKIILDHKGFIKVESHLDKGTTFNVYIPFVADS
- a CDS encoding sigma-54-dependent Fis family transcriptional regulator, whose amino-acid sequence is MSKEVLIIDDDESIAWVIEKALEPQGYKIVSHTKLSSGMKAVKDGPQVVLLDLILPDGNGLDGLREIKSSNPEATVIMITAHGKMESTIDAMKEGAYDYIEKPFDIEELKIVVEKAFKDMALREELKKFKETEAEAPEIVGRSEKILKVFKEIGRVAAKDITVLVTGESGTGKELVAKAIHHNSKRSSGPFIAINCASMPKDLIEAELFGWEKGAFTGAKDKRIGKIESASGGTLFLDEISELDMNLQAKLLRFLQDNEFSPLGSNKVTKADARIIGATNKNLKDAVSKGLFREDLYYRFNVVQIKLPSLRDRREDVLLLAKHFLKEAQKKFNTGQKDLSKEAKDFIAKYDWPGNVRELENTIKSACILSNGTTIEKRDLHVEEGNSYSIKEFLEDKLKRYLKDITQLETANLHTTVMSEVEKAVISIVLKETKGNQLKAAKTLGINRNTLRTKIKEYKIK
- the fdhD gene encoding formate dehydrogenase accessory sulfurtransferase FdhD: MNASTKKTILKISGNSVTKADDAVAVEKRLRILINREEVISLYCTPFMIRELVVGILMTEGIIKGEWCADRMSIEYGDDIVVNINSADAVIPKENRVITSGCIGGITFVKKMENEKITDEFSIEAKSLLSIFKEFQLRSDLYRLTGCVHSAALSDGRHIIAFAEDIGRHNAVDKVIGYSVLENIGLAGKLMLASGRLSSEIASKCSRWGIPIVASRTAPTHLAIEIAELRGITLVGFVRGDRLNVYTHPQRVKS